One Arcobacter arenosus DNA window includes the following coding sequences:
- a CDS encoding cache domain-containing protein has protein sequence MNYKNEKQLLIFIRFALPILALLFTIAITTFLYIEKKTKFNKLTEEIQSTFIKNKKQTIKEQIDNLYYYIVSEQKDLQENLEKSLSYEVKQTHKIAKNIYYRYKHNHSKDEIKEMIKAAIREIRFNNDRAYFFIIDKEGKNQLHPIMPELEGKDVYNTRDSKGSYIVKEPLELLKKKDEIFYNWYWVKSQEDKKEYKKIGFIKNFHELNWVIGTGEYLEEFSKDTQEKILKQIEKLRYGKNSYFIVTNKDEKYISHVNKNLINKDVFKILEETNTTESIDTIKKILKTKEGFVTLDFFKPNSNVVSSKIIYLKNIPNWGWTISTGFYVDDASKAIEDEKKRIEKEYQENLKNLLFIFLISIIILVPLFFYISFIIEKKFKKYKDSIQEHIDENQKQYKLLAQKSKLTAMGEMLANIAHQWKQPLSLITTSTSSIKLNKELGIKDDEFLYKSIDNIQINANHLAETINDFMDFFRPDKNKNKFFMKDVIAKTLKLLSSQFQAKKIEIIQQIQDISIISYERELLQVLLNIISNSKDAILENSIENGLIFIEIYKNENNVIIEIKDNAKGINENIKERIFEPYFTTKNKAQGTGIGLYMSQEIITKHMNGTIEVDNIQYEYNKQIEKGAIFKITLPISN, from the coding sequence ATGAATTACAAAAATGAAAAACAATTATTAATTTTTATTCGGTTTGCCTTACCGATATTAGCTCTATTATTTACTATTGCTATCACAACTTTTTTATATATTGAGAAAAAAACAAAATTTAATAAATTAACAGAAGAGATTCAATCCACTTTTATAAAAAATAAAAAACAAACAATTAAAGAACAAATTGACAATCTTTATTATTATATTGTGTCTGAACAAAAAGACTTACAAGAAAATCTTGAAAAATCTCTTTCTTATGAGGTTAAACAAACTCACAAAATTGCAAAAAATATTTATTATAGATATAAACACAATCACTCAAAAGATGAAATAAAAGAGATGATAAAAGCTGCTATAAGAGAGATTAGATTTAACAATGATAGAGCTTACTTTTTTATTATTGATAAAGAGGGGAAAAATCAATTACATCCAATAATGCCAGAATTGGAGGGAAAAGATGTTTATAATACAAGAGATTCAAAAGGTTCTTATATTGTAAAAGAACCCCTTGAACTATTGAAAAAAAAGGATGAAATATTCTATAACTGGTACTGGGTAAAATCGCAAGAAGATAAGAAAGAGTATAAAAAAATAGGATTTATTAAAAACTTTCATGAATTAAATTGGGTTATTGGAACGGGCGAATACCTAGAAGAGTTTTCTAAAGATACTCAAGAAAAGATTTTAAAACAAATTGAAAAATTAAGATACGGAAAAAACAGTTATTTCATTGTAACTAACAAAGATGAAAAATATATAAGTCATGTAAATAAAAATTTGATTAATAAAGATGTTTTCAAAATTCTTGAAGAAACAAATACCACTGAATCAATAGATACAATAAAAAAAATATTAAAAACAAAAGAGGGATTTGTCACTTTAGACTTTTTTAAACCAAACTCTAATGTTGTATCTTCAAAAATAATCTACTTAAAAAATATTCCTAATTGGGGATGGACTATTAGTACAGGTTTTTATGTAGATGATGCTTCAAAAGCTATTGAGGATGAGAAGAAAAGAATTGAAAAAGAGTATCAAGAGAATTTAAAAAATCTACTTTTTATCTTTTTGATTTCAATTATTATCTTAGTTCCTCTATTCTTCTATATTTCATTTATAATTGAAAAGAAATTTAAAAAATATAAAGATAGTATTCAAGAACATATTGATGAAAATCAAAAACAATATAAACTATTGGCACAAAAAAGTAAATTAACTGCAATGGGAGAAATGTTAGCAAATATAGCCCATCAATGGAAACAACCTTTGTCTCTTATTACAACTTCTACAAGTAGTATAAAATTAAACAAAGAGTTAGGAATTAAAGATGATGAATTTTTATATAAATCAATTGATAATATTCAAATTAATGCTAATCACTTAGCTGAAACTATAAATGATTTTATGGACTTTTTTAGACCAGATAAGAATAAAAATAAATTTTTCATGAAAGATGTTATCGCTAAAACACTTAAACTTTTATCATCACAATTTCAAGCTAAAAAAATAGAAATAATACAACAAATACAAGATATCTCTATTATAAGCTATGAAAGGGAATTATTACAAGTTTTATTAAATATTATAAGTAATTCAAAAGATGCCATACTAGAAAATAGTATAGAAAATGGTTTGATTTTTATTGAAATATATAAGAATGAAAACAATGTAATAATTGAGATAAAAGACAATGCAAAAGGTATAAATGAGAATATAAAAGAGCGTATTTTTGAGCCATACTTTACTACAAAAAATAAAGCACAAGGAACAGGGATAGGTTTATATATGTCTCAAGAGATAATTACAAAACACATGAATGGTACAATTGAAGTGGATAATATCCAGTATGAGTATAACAAACAAATAGAAAAAGGTGCCATCTTTAAAATAACTCTTCCAATATCAAATTAG
- a CDS encoding ArsR/SmtB family transcription factor — MDIFLKSVSALNDETRIMIIKFLNIHGKCCVCDLENSFDMIQSRLSRHLKILKEAGFLRVDRVGRWAYYSIRTPLDEFRQGAIKEIMTLDIELPNLVKVCQ, encoded by the coding sequence ATGGATATATTCTTAAAGTCTGTTTCAGCGTTAAATGATGAAACTAGAATAATGATAATCAAGTTTTTAAATATCCATGGTAAATGTTGTGTATGTGATTTAGAGAACTCTTTTGATATGATTCAATCTAGACTTTCAAGACATTTAAAAATCTTAAAAGAAGCAGGTTTTTTAAGGGTTGACAGAGTTGGTCGATGGGCATATTACTCTATTCGAACACCTTTAGATGAGTTTCGTCAAGGTGCTATAAAAGAGATTATGACTTTAGATATTGAATTACCAAATTTAGTAAAGGTTTGTCAGTAA
- a CDS encoding gamma-glutamylcyclotransferase family protein, protein MTETLFVYGTLMPNCPNGHVLENIVGKFVPATVRGKLIDAGWSAGMGYPGIRLDIDRDTIHGYLFYSSNLINHWDFLDEFEGEEFVRTPVTVERYDEIEVDTFIYTLKPEIYELAEE, encoded by the coding sequence TTGACTGAAACACTTTTTGTATATGGAACATTGATGCCAAACTGTCCAAATGGACATGTTTTGGAAAATATTGTTGGTAAGTTTGTGCCAGCAACTGTAAGAGGGAAATTAATAGACGCTGGTTGGTCTGCAGGGATGGGATACCCTGGAATTAGACTTGATATTGATAGAGATACTATACATGGGTATCTTTTTTATTCATCAAACTTGATTAATCATTGGGATTTTTTAGATGAGTTTGAAGGGGAAGAGTTTGTCCGGACTCCAGTTACAGTTGAAAGATATGATGAGATAGAAGTTGATACTTTTATTTATACATTAAAACCGGAAATTTATGAATTAGCAGAAGAGTAA